From one Rhizobium rosettiformans genomic stretch:
- a CDS encoding SHOCT domain-containing protein: MVHKKFNLSGHSLQALVVALVALMAGTACQSSAPATTQVAAAPTALEVTVEDPDNPEAPQARATYPDGYPNFAGSLNAANVQLSNDEATALQAQLTSLGAARQSGSISEAAYQARLAELRKLAAQHGPETQALIAN; the protein is encoded by the coding sequence ATGGTGCACAAGAAGTTCAATCTCTCGGGTCATTCTCTGCAGGCGCTCGTGGTCGCCTTGGTCGCACTGATGGCAGGCACCGCGTGCCAGTCTTCTGCACCGGCCACGACGCAAGTCGCAGCCGCACCAACGGCACTTGAAGTTACCGTCGAGGATCCGGACAATCCGGAAGCGCCCCAGGCCCGGGCGACCTATCCAGACGGCTACCCGAATTTTGCCGGCTCGCTGAACGCTGCGAATGTCCAGTTGAGCAATGACGAGGCGACCGCGCTGCAGGCACAGTTGACCTCGCTCGGTGCGGCCCGCCAATCCGGCAGCATCAGTGAAGCGGCCTACCAGGCGAGACTGGCAGAACTGCGCAAGCTCGCAGCACAGCACGGCCCCGAAACGCAGGCTCTGATCGCCAATTAA
- a CDS encoding LL-diaminopimelate aminotransferase — MEEFHKVRRLPPYVFEQVNRLKASARAGGADIIDLGMGNPDLPTPQAIVDKLCEVVQDPRTHRYSSSKGIPGLRRAQAAYYARRFNVKLNPDTQVVATLGSKEGFANMAQAITAPGDVILCPNPTYPIHAFGFLMTGGVIRSISIEPDETFFPPLERAVKHSIPKPLALIINYPSNPTARVASLDFYKDVIAFAKKHDIIVLSDLAYSEIYFDGNPPPSVLEVPGAMDCTVEFTSMSKTFSMPGWRMGFAVGNERLISALTRVKSYLDYGAFTPIQVAATHALNGDGSDIAEVRSVYKRRRDVMVESFGKAGFEVPPPAATMFAWAKIPEKFRHLGSLEFSKLLVEKADVAVAPGIGFGEMGDEYVRLALVENEHRIRQAARNIKKFLSTADETMHNVISLNAHR; from the coding sequence ATGGAAGAGTTTCACAAAGTCCGGCGCCTGCCGCCCTACGTTTTCGAACAGGTCAACCGTTTGAAGGCGAGCGCGCGAGCCGGTGGGGCCGACATCATCGACCTCGGCATGGGCAATCCCGATCTTCCGACCCCGCAGGCGATTGTCGACAAGCTGTGCGAAGTCGTCCAGGACCCGCGCACCCATCGTTACTCCTCCTCCAAGGGCATTCCGGGCCTGCGCCGCGCCCAGGCGGCCTATTACGCCCGTCGCTTCAATGTGAAGCTCAATCCCGATACGCAGGTCGTGGCGACGCTCGGCTCGAAAGAAGGCTTCGCCAATATGGCGCAGGCGATCACCGCGCCTGGCGACGTCATCCTTTGCCCGAACCCGACCTATCCGATCCACGCCTTCGGCTTCCTGATGACCGGCGGCGTGATCCGTTCGATCTCGATCGAGCCCGACGAGACCTTCTTCCCGCCGCTCGAGCGCGCCGTGAAGCACTCGATCCCGAAGCCGCTGGCGCTGATCATCAACTATCCATCCAACCCGACGGCACGCGTGGCGAGCCTCGACTTCTACAAGGACGTCATCGCATTCGCGAAGAAGCACGATATCATCGTGCTGTCCGACCTTGCCTATTCGGAAATTTATTTCGACGGCAATCCGCCTCCATCAGTGCTTGAAGTGCCGGGCGCGATGGATTGCACGGTCGAGTTCACCTCGATGTCCAAGACCTTCTCCATGCCTGGCTGGCGCATGGGCTTTGCCGTCGGCAACGAACGCCTGATCTCGGCGCTGACCCGCGTGAAGTCCTATCTCGACTACGGCGCGTTTACGCCGATCCAGGTGGCAGCGACCCACGCGCTGAACGGTGACGGCTCCGACATTGCGGAAGTTCGCAGTGTCTACAAGCGCCGCCGTGACGTGATGGTCGAGAGCTTCGGCAAGGCCGGCTTCGAAGTGCCGCCGCCGGCAGCCACCATGTTCGCCTGGGCCAAGATCCCGGAAAAATTCCGCCACCTCGGCAGCCTCGAATTCTCCAAGCTGCTCGTCGAAAAGGCCGATGTGGCCGTGGCACCTGGTATCGGCTTCGGTGAAATGGGCGACGAATATGTCCGCCTCGCTCTCGTCGAGAACGAGCACCGCATCCGTCAGGCCGCCCGCAACATCAAGAAGTTCCTGTCGACGGCCGACGAGACGATGCACAACGTGATTTCGCTCAACGCTCACCGTTGA
- a CDS encoding homoserine dehydrogenase codes for MANALKIGVAGLGTVGASLVRILQTRANALAVACGRPIIVTAVSARDASKDRGIQMDGIAWYADPVEMAKQADIEVFVELVGGSEGAAEDSVRAALGRGLHVVTANKALLSRHGVELAKLAEEKGRLLNYEAAVAGGIPVIKTLRESLTGNNFSRIYGIMNGTCNYILTRMEREGLSFADCLKEAQRLGYAEADPSFDIEGNDTAHKLSILTTLAFGCEISADQIYLEGITNISIEDIHAAADLGYRIKLLGVAQKTESGIEQRVHPTMVPLDSVIAQVDGVTNAVALESDILGELLMVGPGAGGNATASAVLGDITDIAKSRPGAQEVPVLGRPAHLLEPYRQAAMQSHEGGYFIRLTVQDRTGVFASIATKMAENAISLESIVQHSKQPVTPDRPQTIILVTHATMESAVRKAVGAIKGEGYLIGEPQVIRIERPKT; via the coding sequence ATGGCAAATGCCCTTAAAATCGGCGTGGCGGGTCTCGGCACCGTCGGTGCCTCGCTCGTCCGTATCCTCCAGACCCGCGCCAATGCGCTCGCCGTTGCCTGCGGGCGCCCGATTATCGTAACGGCCGTATCAGCCCGTGACGCTTCGAAAGATCGCGGCATCCAAATGGACGGCATCGCCTGGTATGCCGATCCGGTTGAGATGGCGAAGCAGGCCGATATTGAGGTTTTCGTTGAACTCGTCGGTGGCTCTGAAGGGGCGGCAGAAGATTCGGTCCGGGCCGCGCTTGGACGTGGTCTGCATGTCGTGACTGCCAACAAGGCGCTCCTGTCGCGCCATGGTGTTGAACTCGCCAAACTCGCCGAGGAGAAGGGCCGTCTTCTGAACTACGAGGCGGCGGTCGCTGGTGGCATTCCTGTCATCAAGACGCTGCGAGAATCTCTGACCGGCAATAACTTCTCCCGCATCTACGGGATCATGAACGGCACCTGCAATTACATCCTGACCCGGATGGAACGCGAGGGCCTGTCCTTTGCAGATTGCCTGAAAGAGGCTCAGCGCCTCGGTTATGCCGAAGCCGATCCGAGCTTCGACATCGAAGGCAATGATACGGCCCACAAGCTGTCGATCCTGACGACGCTTGCCTTCGGCTGCGAGATCTCGGCCGACCAGATCTATCTCGAAGGTATCACCAACATCTCGATCGAGGATATCCATGCGGCGGCCGACCTCGGCTATCGCATCAAGCTCCTCGGCGTTGCCCAGAAAACCGAAAGCGGCATCGAGCAGCGCGTCCACCCGACCATGGTGCCGCTCGATAGTGTGATTGCCCAGGTCGACGGCGTCACCAATGCGGTGGCGCTCGAATCCGACATTCTCGGGGAGCTGCTGATGGTCGGCCCCGGCGCTGGCGGCAATGCCACTGCCTCTGCCGTGCTCGGTGACATCACCGATATCGCCAAGAGCCGCCCCGGTGCCCAGGAAGTGCCGGTGCTCGGTCGTCCGGCCCACCTGCTGGAACCCTATCGCCAGGCCGCGATGCAGAGCCACGAAGGCGGCTACTTCATCCGCCTCACCGTTCAGGACCGCACCGGCGTATTCGCCAGCATCGCGACGAAGATGGCCGAGAACGCCATTTCGCTCGAATCGATCGTCCAGCATTCCAAGCAGCCGGTCACTCCGGATCGTCCCCAGACGATCATCCTCGTCACTCACGCGACGATGGAAAGCGCAGTCCGCAAGGCCGTGGGTGCCATCAAGGGCGAGGGTTATCTGATCGGCGAGCCGCAGGTGATTCGAATCGAGCGCCCGAAAACCTGA